A single region of the Streptomyces sp. NBC_01262 genome encodes:
- a CDS encoding NAD(P)/FAD-dependent oxidoreductase codes for MASTPASAPGRRRVVIVGGGSAGISTAARLRRAGITDITLLDPSGTHWYQPLWTLVGGGQAPLGISRRSEASVIPGGVHWIRQAAQAVDPDARTVALADGGRLGYDFLVMAPGLQLDWGGVPGLAEAVGRDRVTSNYAPEHAPLTWELIRNMRSGTAVFTHPATPLKCGGAPQKIAYLAADHWRKQKVLDKIRIVLVIPDPALFKVPVWSEVLEKVAARYGIEVRLRSEMTAVDGDRREVTVTDHTTGTKETIAYDLLHAVPPQSAPDWVKAGPLADPAGPLGFIAADKHTLQHPHHPEVFALGDVANLPTSKTGAAVRKQAPVVAANLLDVMNGRTPSHRYDGYTSCPLVTARDKMLLAEFDYDLRPTPSFPLISTLKERRDMWLFKRYALPPLYWHGMLTGRI; via the coding sequence TTGGCCTCCACACCCGCATCCGCCCCCGGGCGCCGCCGTGTCGTCATCGTCGGCGGCGGCAGCGCCGGAATCAGCACAGCCGCCCGGCTGCGCCGGGCCGGTATCACCGACATCACCCTGCTCGACCCGTCCGGCACCCACTGGTACCAGCCGCTGTGGACCCTGGTCGGCGGCGGGCAGGCCCCGCTGGGTATCTCCCGCCGCTCCGAGGCCTCCGTCATCCCCGGCGGAGTGCACTGGATCCGGCAGGCGGCCCAGGCCGTCGATCCGGACGCGCGGACCGTCGCCCTCGCCGACGGCGGCCGCCTCGGATACGACTTCCTGGTCATGGCCCCCGGCCTGCAGCTCGACTGGGGCGGCGTCCCCGGCCTCGCCGAGGCCGTCGGCCGGGACCGCGTCACCAGCAACTACGCACCCGAGCACGCGCCCCTCACCTGGGAGCTCATCCGGAACATGCGCTCGGGCACGGCGGTCTTCACCCACCCCGCCACCCCGCTGAAGTGCGGCGGCGCACCGCAGAAGATCGCCTATCTGGCCGCCGACCACTGGCGCAAGCAGAAGGTCCTGGACAAGATCCGGATCGTGCTGGTGATCCCCGATCCGGCCCTGTTCAAGGTGCCGGTGTGGTCCGAGGTGCTGGAGAAGGTCGCCGCCCGGTACGGCATCGAGGTCCGGCTGCGCTCCGAGATGACCGCCGTCGACGGCGACCGGCGTGAAGTGACCGTCACCGACCACACCACCGGGACCAAGGAGACCATCGCCTACGACCTCCTGCACGCCGTGCCGCCGCAGAGCGCGCCGGACTGGGTCAAGGCAGGCCCGCTCGCCGACCCCGCCGGCCCCCTGGGCTTCATCGCGGCCGACAAGCACACCCTCCAACACCCCCACCACCCCGAGGTCTTCGCACTCGGCGACGTGGCGAACCTGCCCACCTCCAAGACCGGCGCGGCCGTCCGCAAGCAGGCCCCCGTGGTCGCCGCCAACCTGCTCGACGTCATGAACGGCCGTACGCCGAGCCACCGTTACGACGGCTACACCTCCTGCCCGCTGGTGACCGCCCGCGACAAGATGCTGCTCGCCGAGTTCGACTACGACCTGCGGCCCACCCCCTCCTTCCCCCTGATCAGCACCCTCAAGGAACGCCGCGACATGTGGCTGTTCAAGCGGTACGCACTGCCGCCCCTGTACTGGCACGGCATGCTCACCGGCCGCATCTGA
- a CDS encoding rhodanese-like domain-containing protein — MAREVDLETFAVAWADGGLIVDVREPGEYLVGHVPGARLIPLADVVARAGGLPADRPVYVICASGNRSRSAADWMLAGGIDAYSVAGGTSGWARRGGPLVTGPHENAA, encoded by the coding sequence GTGGCTCGTGAAGTGGATCTGGAGACGTTCGCCGTGGCCTGGGCCGACGGCGGGCTCATAGTCGACGTACGGGAGCCGGGTGAGTACCTGGTCGGACATGTGCCGGGCGCGCGGCTGATACCGCTGGCCGACGTGGTGGCCAGGGCCGGCGGGCTGCCGGCGGACCGGCCGGTGTACGTAATCTGCGCCAGCGGCAACCGCAGCAGGTCGGCCGCCGACTGGATGCTGGCGGGCGGCATCGACGCGTACTCGGTGGCAGGCGGCACCAGCGGCTGGGCACGTCGCGGCGGGCCGCTCGTGACCGGCCCGCACGAGAACGCCGCGTGA
- a CDS encoding DUF2202 domain-containing protein, giving the protein MKRSAKIATALAAGAAITVGGILAAGPVTAAASGGAGSPARVTTQSRMMDTQQYAHRYGGPGGAGTGMCSAAVTAASGTLTTAQKATLARMAEEEKLAHDLYTAFAAQYGDDTPVFTRIAAAETRHLEAVRTLLDRYGIDDPTSGQAAGAFGNASIQATYDRLFAQGSTSLTAALKAGRTVEVTDISDLTKALSGLKAPDVQQVYDNLLAASRTHQAAFNRWLGQ; this is encoded by the coding sequence ATGAAGCGCAGTGCGAAGATCGCCACCGCACTCGCCGCGGGCGCTGCCATCACGGTCGGCGGCATCCTGGCGGCAGGCCCGGTGACCGCCGCCGCGAGCGGCGGGGCGGGCTCACCCGCGCGGGTCACCACGCAGAGCCGGATGATGGACACCCAGCAGTACGCCCATCGCTACGGCGGCCCGGGCGGCGCCGGAACGGGGATGTGCTCCGCGGCCGTCACCGCGGCGTCAGGCACCCTGACCACCGCCCAGAAGGCCACGCTCGCCCGCATGGCCGAAGAGGAGAAACTCGCCCACGACCTCTACACGGCATTCGCCGCCCAGTACGGCGACGACACCCCGGTCTTCACCCGCATCGCCGCGGCCGAGACCCGCCACCTGGAAGCCGTCCGCACCCTGCTCGACCGCTACGGCATCGACGACCCCACCTCCGGTCAGGCCGCGGGGGCTTTCGGCAACGCGAGCATTCAGGCAACCTACGACCGGCTGTTCGCCCAGGGCAGCACGAGTTTGACGGCAGCCCTCAAGGCCGGCCGCACGGTTGAGGTCACCGACATCAGTGACCTCACCAAGGCCCTGTCCGGTCTCAAGGCCCCGGACGTACAGCAGGTTTACGACAACCTGCTGGCCGCCTCCCGGACACACCAGGCCGCCTTCAACCGCTGGCTCGGCCAGTGA
- a CDS encoding thioredoxin family protein, with amino-acid sequence MIIKVLGPGCANCLALERLARRAVADLGLDATIEKVTHYPTIAGYGIMSTPALVVDEKVLVAGRVPTATQIRELLTDANG; translated from the coding sequence ATGATCATCAAAGTGCTCGGCCCCGGCTGCGCCAACTGCCTCGCCCTGGAGCGCCTGGCCCGCCGGGCCGTGGCGGACCTCGGCCTGGACGCGACCATCGAGAAGGTCACCCACTACCCCACCATCGCCGGCTACGGGATCATGAGCACCCCCGCCCTCGTGGTCGACGAGAAAGTCCTCGTCGCGGGTCGCGTCCCCACCGCCACCCAGATCCGCGAACTCCTCACCGACGCCAACGGCTGA
- a CDS encoding permease: MSITERVLASPRGQGLALAGAVGVWTLAYAVNGWVWDRLLYDLAGLRADARLTETIHFFCYDTIKIALLLVGIIFVVTVLRSYMSIERTRALLGGKREGVGNVMAAGLGVITPFCSCSAVPAFIGFVAAGVPIGVTLSFLIASPLVNEIAIGMLFTLFGWQIAALYVTAGLTVAIVAGWTLGRLGVHKWVEPFVFETRLGGQVIDSTAGLTFPQRLQMGTEEVTSILRKIWPYLLVGIGLGAVIHGWAPADFFTTHAGTGNAFGVLLAVAIGVPLYSNAAGIMPLVQALYEKGLPMGTLLAFMMSVVALSLPEMILLRRVLKPQLLAAFVAVVATGIIAVGYLFNLVLG; the protein is encoded by the coding sequence ATGAGCATCACCGAGCGGGTGCTGGCCTCGCCCCGCGGCCAAGGGCTGGCCCTGGCAGGTGCGGTGGGCGTCTGGACGCTCGCCTACGCCGTCAACGGATGGGTGTGGGACCGCCTGCTCTACGATCTGGCCGGACTGCGGGCCGACGCCCGGCTGACCGAGACCATCCACTTCTTCTGCTACGACACGATCAAGATCGCCCTGCTGCTGGTGGGCATCATCTTCGTCGTCACCGTCCTGCGCTCCTACATGAGCATCGAACGCACCCGCGCGCTCCTGGGCGGCAAGCGGGAAGGCGTCGGCAACGTCATGGCCGCAGGCCTCGGCGTGATCACCCCGTTCTGCTCGTGCAGCGCCGTACCGGCGTTCATCGGCTTCGTCGCCGCCGGCGTCCCGATCGGCGTCACCCTGAGCTTCCTGATCGCCAGCCCCCTGGTCAACGAGATCGCGATCGGCATGCTGTTCACCCTGTTCGGCTGGCAGATCGCAGCCCTCTACGTCACCGCCGGCCTGACCGTGGCCATCGTCGCCGGCTGGACCCTGGGACGCCTCGGCGTCCACAAATGGGTCGAGCCGTTCGTGTTCGAGACCCGCCTGGGCGGACAGGTCATCGACTCCACCGCCGGCCTCACCTTCCCCCAGCGCCTCCAGATGGGAACCGAAGAGGTCACAAGCATCCTGCGCAAGATCTGGCCTTACCTCCTCGTCGGCATCGGCCTGGGCGCCGTCATCCACGGCTGGGCACCGGCCGACTTCTTCACCACCCACGCCGGCACTGGCAACGCCTTCGGCGTCCTGCTCGCCGTCGCCATCGGCGTCCCCCTCTACTCCAACGCCGCCGGCATCATGCCGCTGGTCCAGGCCCTGTACGAAAAGGGCCTGCCGATGGGCACCCTGCTCGCCTTCATGATGAGCGTCGTCGCCCTGTCCCTGCCCGAGATGATCCTGCTGCGCCGCGTGCTCAAGCCTCAGCTGCTGGCTGCCTTCGTCGCCGTCGTCGCCACCGGCATCATCGCCGTCGGCTACCTGTTCAACCTCGTCCTCGGCTGA
- a CDS encoding ArsR/SmtB family transcription factor yields MIDSTGTETTVGPLLDAGSAAASVSLLQAVADPVRWTVLQQLAHGPTCVCNLQEQVPVAANLLSYHLKVLREAALVTASRRGRWIDYALADDALGRLQAALPGRLTPGRVRS; encoded by the coding sequence ATGATTGATTCAACAGGGACTGAAACGACCGTCGGACCGCTGCTCGACGCGGGCTCGGCGGCGGCCTCGGTGTCCCTGCTGCAGGCCGTGGCCGACCCGGTCCGCTGGACGGTGCTGCAGCAACTCGCCCACGGGCCGACGTGCGTGTGCAACCTGCAGGAGCAGGTGCCGGTCGCCGCGAACCTGCTCAGCTACCACCTCAAGGTTCTGCGCGAGGCCGCTCTGGTGACCGCGAGCCGCCGGGGGCGCTGGATCGACTACGCCCTCGCCGACGACGCACTCGGCCGCCTGCAGGCGGCCCTGCCCGGCCGGCTCACACCAGGACGCGTGCGGTCATGA
- a CDS encoding MarR family winged helix-turn-helix transcriptional regulator encodes MSDASAPDSRLLTEAVTRLRRALRASIRTDYPWETLPMAQIELLQVLAEHSPARIGDLATRQRLAVSTVSGLIGQMINSGLVARDVDPADRRASVVTLTAAGRDQLTAWAQAHERRLDDALEALDGTDRAAVRAALPALFRLAEHLDDPGT; translated from the coding sequence GTGAGCGACGCCAGCGCCCCGGACTCCCGTCTGCTCACCGAGGCCGTCACCCGCCTGCGCCGCGCCCTGCGCGCCTCCATCCGCACCGACTACCCGTGGGAGACCCTTCCCATGGCCCAGATCGAACTGCTCCAGGTCCTCGCCGAGCACTCCCCGGCCCGAATCGGCGACCTCGCCACCCGCCAGCGCCTGGCCGTCAGCACCGTCAGCGGCCTCATCGGCCAAATGATCAACTCGGGACTGGTCGCCCGGGACGTCGACCCCGCCGACCGCCGCGCCTCCGTCGTCACCCTCACCGCCGCCGGCCGCGACCAGCTCACCGCTTGGGCCCAGGCCCACGAACGCCGGCTCGACGACGCCCTGGAAGCACTGGACGGCACCGACCGAGCAGCTGTGCGGGCCGCCCTGCCCGCGCTCTTCCGCCTCGCCGAGCACCTCGACGACCCCGGCACGTGA
- the lgt gene encoding prolipoprotein diacylglyceryl transferase codes for MMLAYLPSPSQGVWHLGPVPVRAYALCIIAGIFAAVWLTGRRWAARGGDRDDIADVAVWAVPFGLLGGRLYHVITDPELYFAAGKQPIRALYIWEGGLGIPGAVMLGAVGAWLGCRRRGIKLADFADALAPGLVLAQAIGRWGNYFNQELFGGPTHLPWALRIDAAHRPDDSPGVALYHPTFLYESLWDLGVMALLLLLDRRYGLRRGRLFACYVLAYTAGRAWIEALRIDHANHFLGLRLNDWVSAVLFTGALVYLLVTRNKRADDAPTDPAPAAANASGAEAPDGDDAGPDPAASENPVPEGGVRARAGRNDAGRR; via the coding sequence ATGATGCTGGCCTATCTGCCCAGCCCGTCCCAGGGAGTCTGGCACCTCGGGCCGGTCCCGGTCCGTGCCTACGCGCTGTGCATCATCGCGGGGATCTTCGCGGCGGTGTGGCTGACCGGCAGGCGGTGGGCGGCACGGGGCGGCGACCGGGACGACATCGCCGACGTCGCGGTGTGGGCCGTGCCCTTCGGTCTTCTGGGCGGCCGTCTCTACCATGTGATCACCGACCCGGAGCTGTACTTCGCCGCCGGGAAGCAGCCGATCCGGGCGCTGTATATCTGGGAAGGCGGGCTCGGTATCCCGGGCGCGGTGATGCTGGGCGCGGTCGGCGCGTGGCTGGGCTGCCGAAGGCGCGGTATCAAGCTCGCCGACTTCGCCGACGCGCTCGCCCCCGGTTTGGTGCTGGCCCAGGCCATCGGCCGCTGGGGCAACTACTTCAACCAGGAACTCTTCGGCGGCCCCACCCACCTGCCCTGGGCGCTGCGCATCGACGCCGCCCACCGGCCCGACGACTCCCCGGGCGTGGCCCTGTACCACCCCACGTTCTTGTACGAGTCGCTGTGGGACCTGGGCGTGATGGCCCTGCTCCTGCTGCTGGACCGGCGCTACGGACTGCGGCGCGGGCGCCTGTTCGCCTGCTACGTCCTGGCCTACACCGCCGGGCGTGCCTGGATCGAGGCGCTGCGCATCGACCACGCCAACCACTTCCTGGGCCTGCGCCTGAACGACTGGGTCTCGGCGGTGCTGTTCACCGGCGCCCTCGTCTACCTGCTGGTCACACGAAACAAGCGCGCCGACGACGCCCCCACGGATCCGGCCCCGGCTGCAGCAAACGCGTCCGGCGCGGAAGCCCCGGACGGTGACGACGCCGGGCCCGATCCGGCAGCCTCCGAGAACCCCGTGCCGGAGGGCGGCGTCCGTGCCCGGGCAGGCCGCAACGACGCTGGGCGCCGATGA
- a CDS encoding phosphatase PAP2 family protein: protein MPAHRTAALHRAAEIWHAERTLHINIELAVNHAADRVGWLIVGMDHYYATVHFIITIAVLIWLYTRHPAHYRSARTDLYSATLFALLGFAFFALAPPRFLARPRCNPDTGAEKWLVTRTRERHKAVHRLLARGWTISAIARELGLARHTAERYAHCKNLDGLIEGALRTTRLDDYKPYLIRRWNEGCTDAARLFREIQTQGYPGRTPQAVRRYLRPLRTGLGSIRSPAPVLKPQQVTNWIMWNPQHLRDDEERQLGEVLSRCPELTAIRSHVHAFARMVCDLGGNSLPAWTDAVHADDLPALHAFADGLRRDHKAVTAGLTLPWSSGPVEGHVNRIKMLKRQMYGRAGFALLRKRVLLA from the coding sequence GTGCCCGCCCACCGCACGGCGGCCCTGCACCGCGCGGCGGAGATCTGGCACGCCGAGCGGACGCTTCACATCAACATCGAACTGGCGGTCAACCACGCGGCCGACCGGGTCGGCTGGCTGATCGTGGGGATGGACCACTACTACGCCACCGTGCACTTCATCATCACCATCGCCGTCCTGATCTGGCTCTACACCCGCCATCCCGCCCACTACCGCAGCGCACGGACCGACCTGTACTCCGCGACGCTGTTTGCCCTGCTGGGCTTCGCCTTCTTCGCGCTGGCGCCACCGCGGTTCCTGGCCCGCCCGCGGTGCAATCCGGACACCGGCGCGGAGAAGTGGCTGGTCACCCGGACACGGGAGCGACACAAGGCAGTTCACCGACTGCTGGCCCGCGGATGGACGATCAGCGCCATCGCACGGGAGTTGGGCCTTGCCCGGCACACCGCGGAACGCTATGCCCACTGCAAGAACCTCGACGGCCTCATCGAAGGCGCCCTTCGCACCACACGGCTGGACGACTACAAGCCCTACCTGATCCGGCGCTGGAACGAAGGATGCACCGATGCGGCCCGTCTCTTCCGGGAGATCCAGACTCAGGGGTACCCGGGACGAACCCCGCAAGCGGTGCGACGCTATCTCCGGCCGCTTCGCACCGGCCTCGGCTCCATCCGGTCGCCGGCCCCAGTGCTCAAACCGCAGCAGGTCACCAACTGGATCATGTGGAACCCCCAGCACCTGCGCGACGACGAAGAACGCCAGCTGGGTGAAGTACTCAGCCGGTGCCCGGAGCTAACTGCCATCCGCAGCCACGTGCATGCCTTCGCGCGCATGGTCTGCGACCTCGGCGGAAACAGCCTGCCAGCATGGACAGACGCCGTCCACGCCGACGACCTACCCGCCCTGCACGCCTTCGCCGACGGCCTCCGACGCGATCACAAGGCTGTCACCGCGGGCCTGACGCTGCCCTGGAGTTCCGGCCCTGTCGAAGGCCACGTCAACCGGATCAAGATGCTGAAACGACAGATGTACGGGAGAGCTGGTTTCGCACTACTTCGCAAACGAGTCCTCCTGGCCTGA
- a CDS encoding transposase — protein sequence MFVVARRGCGSNPGRYEHLIGTGRCAGSCCGAADLHQRWAQGCTVARRLFEELQERGYPGGEEVVNAYIRKLWEAFPHADPPRRKPSTRDVTSWITCHPDSLDEDQTHRLKEVLAGCPALDRTAQHVRGFAELMNNRHGHQLKDWIEQVRADSIPTLHTFTAGLGQDLDAVIAGLSLRYSSGAVEGHNNKIKMLKRQMFGRANFNLLRKRVLHAA from the coding sequence GTGTTCGTTGTCGCGAGGAGGGGCTGCGGGTCGAATCCGGGTCGATATGAACACCTCATCGGCACGGGACGCTGTGCAGGCTCGTGCTGTGGCGCGGCCGACCTCCACCAGCGGTGGGCCCAAGGCTGCACTGTTGCCCGTCGTCTGTTCGAAGAACTCCAGGAACGCGGCTACCCCGGCGGCGAGGAAGTCGTCAATGCCTACATACGCAAGCTGTGGGAAGCCTTCCCGCACGCCGATCCGCCACGCAGGAAGCCCTCGACCAGGGACGTGACCAGCTGGATCACCTGCCACCCAGACAGCCTGGATGAGGACCAGACCCACAGACTCAAGGAGGTCCTTGCAGGCTGCCCCGCTCTGGACCGCACCGCCCAGCACGTCAGAGGCTTCGCCGAGTTGATGAACAACCGCCACGGACACCAGCTCAAGGACTGGATCGAACAAGTACGGGCTGACTCGATCCCGACTCTGCACACCTTCACGGCAGGCCTGGGCCAAGACCTCGACGCCGTCATCGCGGGACTGAGCCTGCGCTACAGCTCCGGCGCCGTCGAGGGCCACAACAACAAGATCAAGATGCTGAAACGCCAGATGTTCGGCCGCGCCAACTTCAACCTCCTGCGCAAACGCGTCCTCCATGCCGCATGA
- a CDS encoding aromatic ring-hydroxylating dioxygenase subunit alpha yields MSSFARNQWYVAAYGREIGRELLGRTILNEPIAFYRTEESGEVVALADRCVHRRFPLSASRLDGDKVVCGYHGFTYDTTGTCVYVPGQKRIPRTARVSAYPVVEQDSFVWVWIGDPALADATTIPRAPHLADAENWTTVGGMEPIDGNYGLLVDNLMDLSHETYLHGGYIGTPEVAETPMTTEVDEGAGIVRVSRHMDDAACPPFYERSTGIRGRITRWQDIEYHAPCLYLLHSRIAPQGVLPNADGTDPDAFHVEITYAITPSTDNSVYDFWAVSRDFGHGDEEMSAFLHDFNREVVMQDVDALNLLQKTLDTEPEGYQELSINIDTGGLAARRILARLAAEGERSPAPAPAPAAAR; encoded by the coding sequence ATGTCCAGTTTCGCCAGAAACCAGTGGTACGTGGCGGCCTACGGCCGTGAGATCGGCCGGGAGTTGCTCGGGCGGACGATCCTGAACGAGCCGATCGCCTTCTACCGCACGGAGGAGTCCGGCGAGGTCGTCGCGCTGGCCGACCGGTGCGTGCACCGGCGTTTCCCGCTGTCGGCGAGTCGGCTGGACGGCGACAAGGTGGTCTGTGGGTACCACGGCTTCACGTATGACACGACCGGCACCTGCGTCTACGTCCCCGGCCAGAAGCGCATTCCCCGTACCGCGCGGGTGAGCGCGTATCCCGTGGTCGAGCAGGACTCGTTCGTCTGGGTCTGGATCGGGGATCCGGCTCTGGCCGACGCCACGACGATCCCCCGGGCGCCGCATCTGGCCGACGCCGAGAACTGGACGACGGTGGGTGGCATGGAGCCGATCGACGGCAACTACGGGCTGCTCGTGGACAATCTGATGGACCTGTCCCACGAGACGTATCTGCACGGCGGCTACATCGGCACGCCCGAGGTCGCCGAGACCCCGATGACGACCGAGGTGGACGAGGGCGCGGGCATCGTGCGGGTCAGCCGGCACATGGACGACGCCGCGTGCCCGCCGTTCTACGAGCGCTCGACGGGGATCAGGGGCCGGATCACCCGCTGGCAGGACATCGAGTACCACGCCCCGTGCCTGTACCTGCTGCACAGCCGGATCGCGCCCCAGGGGGTGCTGCCCAACGCCGACGGCACGGACCCGGACGCCTTCCACGTGGAGATCACGTACGCGATCACGCCGTCCACCGACAACAGCGTGTACGACTTCTGGGCGGTCTCCCGGGACTTCGGGCACGGCGACGAGGAGATGTCGGCGTTCCTCCACGACTTCAACCGCGAGGTCGTCATGCAGGACGTCGACGCGCTGAATCTGCTGCAGAAGACCCTGGACACCGAGCCCGAGGGCTACCAGGAGCTGAGCATCAACATCGACACCGGCGGCCTGGCCGCCCGCCGCATCCTGGCCCGCCTCGCCGCGGAGGGCGAGCGCTCCCCGGCTCCGGCGCCCGCACCCGCCGCCGCGCGATGA
- a CDS encoding PDR/VanB family oxidoreductase, producing the protein MTPEHEAGLVVAARRDEAAGVVSLTLRHPAGEPLPAWEPGSHIDLVLGEGLVRQYSLCGDPADTAAWTVGVLREPDGRGGSAYVHDKLAEGAAVTVRGPRNHFALRPAARYLFVAGGIGITPILPMLAAAEAAGADWTLLYGGRTRGSMAFLDRLAAYGDKVRVAPQDECGLLDLDAYLGSPGPDTLVYCCGPGPLLDAVEARCTAVTERFQAKAVDPDASSDAFELVLRQSGLTLTVPGGRSILQTVEEAGVQVLYSCTEGTCGTCETDIVEGEADHRDSVLTDEEQAANETMMICVSRCRGARLVLDL; encoded by the coding sequence GTGACCCCGGAACACGAGGCCGGCCTGGTCGTCGCCGCCCGCAGGGACGAGGCGGCGGGCGTCGTCTCGCTCACCCTGCGCCATCCGGCCGGCGAGCCGCTGCCCGCCTGGGAGCCCGGCTCCCACATCGACCTGGTGCTCGGCGAGGGCCTGGTCCGGCAGTACTCGCTGTGCGGGGACCCCGCCGACACCGCGGCCTGGACCGTCGGGGTGCTGCGCGAGCCGGACGGGCGGGGCGGCTCGGCGTACGTCCACGACAAGCTGGCGGAGGGCGCTGCCGTCACCGTCCGGGGTCCGCGCAATCACTTCGCGCTGCGCCCGGCCGCCCGCTACCTCTTCGTCGCGGGCGGCATCGGGATCACCCCGATCCTGCCCATGCTGGCCGCCGCCGAGGCGGCGGGCGCGGACTGGACCCTGCTGTACGGCGGCCGTACGCGCGGCTCGATGGCCTTCCTGGACCGGCTGGCCGCGTACGGCGACAAGGTGCGCGTCGCCCCCCAGGACGAGTGCGGACTGCTGGACCTGGACGCCTACCTCGGCTCCCCCGGCCCGGACACCCTGGTCTACTGCTGCGGCCCCGGTCCGCTGCTCGACGCCGTCGAGGCCCGCTGCACCGCCGTGACGGAGCGCTTCCAGGCGAAGGCGGTGGATCCTGACGCCTCCTCCGACGCCTTCGAGCTGGTGCTCCGGCAGTCCGGGCTGACCCTGACCGTGCCGGGCGGGCGCAGCATCCTGCAGACCGTCGAGGAGGCGGGCGTACAGGTGCTGTACTCCTGCACGGAGGGCACCTGCGGCACCTGCGAGACCGACATCGTCGAGGGCGAGGCCGACCACCGCGACTCGGTCCTCACCGACGAGGAGCAGGCTGCCAACGAGACGATGATGATCTGCGTGTCACGCTGCCGGGGTGCGCGGCTGGTCCTGGACCTCTGA
- a CDS encoding cytochrome b/b6 domain-containing protein, which translates to MTRPEAVKGAVRRFTGAEHWVHRTTSALILICLATAAMLYLPALAEIVGRRRLVVTVHEWAGIMIPVPALAGLASRAFRRDLKRLNRFADHDWSWLRDALRRRPEELRLSGKFNAGQKLYASFSAGAALVMVGTGLMMWFPHLTAVVWRTGATFVHDWLALAIAAAVFGHIWMAARDPEARLGMRTGQVSRAWARRHHPKWDPDAEASQDDDSEVQDQPRTPAA; encoded by the coding sequence ATGACGCGACCTGAGGCCGTCAAAGGCGCGGTCCGGCGCTTCACGGGCGCCGAGCACTGGGTGCACCGCACCACCTCCGCGCTGATTCTGATCTGTCTCGCCACCGCCGCGATGCTTTATCTGCCCGCCCTCGCCGAGATCGTCGGCCGCCGCCGCCTCGTGGTCACCGTCCACGAATGGGCGGGCATCATGATCCCCGTCCCCGCTCTGGCCGGGCTCGCCTCCCGGGCCTTCCGCCGCGATCTGAAGCGGCTCAACCGCTTCGCCGACCACGACTGGAGCTGGCTGCGGGACGCGCTGCGCCGTCGGCCCGAGGAACTGCGGTTGTCGGGCAAGTTCAACGCGGGCCAGAAGCTGTACGCGTCCTTCTCCGCCGGCGCCGCGCTGGTGATGGTCGGCACCGGTCTGATGATGTGGTTCCCGCATCTCACGGCTGTGGTGTGGCGCACCGGCGCGACCTTCGTCCACGACTGGCTGGCACTGGCCATCGCCGCCGCCGTCTTCGGCCACATCTGGATGGCCGCACGCGATCCCGAGGCACGCCTCGGGATGCGTACGGGCCAGGTCAGCCGGGCCTGGGCGCGCCGCCACCACCCGAAGTGGGACCCCGACGCCGAGGCCTCGCAGGACGACGACTCAGAGGTCCAGGACCAGCCGCGCACCCCGGCAGCGTGA
- a CDS encoding molybdopterin-dependent oxidoreductase, giving the protein MEEQGAPVGRRVVLGVLGLGAAGVAFGSKLQGGIDSVLSSISSKDPTGVTGLLPGGGGFRFYSVASSIPHRDEESYRLTVSGLVDKTADYRLSDLRAMPQTRLVRDVQCVTGWRVDNTPFEGVKLSHLLDLAGVQDDATAVRFTCFDGAYTESLTLKQARRADVIVALKMQDKAVTTAHGGPVRLYVAPMYFYKSAKWLSGIEVTKDVEPGYWEHYGYDVDAWVGRSNGRSDDAT; this is encoded by the coding sequence ATGGAAGAACAGGGCGCGCCGGTCGGCCGGCGCGTAGTGCTCGGCGTTCTCGGCCTCGGCGCGGCAGGCGTCGCGTTCGGCAGCAAGCTGCAGGGCGGGATCGACTCCGTGCTGTCCTCCATCAGCAGCAAGGACCCCACCGGGGTGACCGGGCTGCTGCCCGGCGGGGGCGGCTTCCGCTTCTACTCGGTGGCGTCCTCGATCCCGCACCGCGACGAGGAGAGCTACCGGCTGACGGTCAGCGGCCTGGTGGACAAGACGGCCGACTACCGGCTGTCGGACCTGCGCGCCATGCCGCAGACCCGCCTGGTGCGCGATGTCCAGTGCGTGACCGGCTGGCGGGTGGACAACACGCCCTTCGAAGGCGTGAAGCTCTCCCATCTCCTGGACCTCGCGGGCGTACAGGACGATGCCACCGCCGTCCGCTTCACCTGCTTCGACGGCGCCTACACCGAGAGCCTGACGCTCAAGCAGGCCCGGCGCGCCGATGTGATCGTGGCGCTGAAGATGCAGGACAAGGCGGTCACCACCGCCCACGGCGGCCCCGTCCGGCTCTATGTCGCGCCGATGTACTTCTACAAGTCGGCCAAGTGGCTGTCCGGGATCGAGGTCACCAAAGATGTCGAGCCCGGCTACTGGGAGCACTACGGCTACGACGTCGACGCCTGGGTCGGCCGCTCCAACGGACGCAGCGATGACGCGACCTGA